In Chryseobacterium sp., the genomic window ATATCTATGTGAACGAAGGACAATTTGTACATCAGGGACAAGCTTTGTTTAAAATCAATGATGCCGAATTACAGATGGAACTTTTAAAGGCCAATGCTGCGCTGAAACAGACCGAAGCTGATGTCCGTATTGCAGAAGTGGAATTGAAGCAGATCCAGAGCCTTCACGATAAAAAATTCGTAGCCAGCAACGAGCTGGAGATGGTAAAGGCTAAACTTTCTTCTGCCAAAGCAAGGCATGCCTTTGCCGATGCAGAAAAGAAAGCGGTATTGCAAAAGATAAGCTTTACCAGGATTACCGCACCTTTTGACGGGGTGATTGATGTGATTCCTCATAAAGACGGAAGTTTAGTGGAAAATGGGACCCTATTGACCACATTATCTCAGCTTAGCGAGGTATATGCCTATTTTTCAATTCCGGAAAACCTGTATTTCGAACTCTTGGCCAATGATAAGATCGGAAGCCATCAGAAAATCGAACTGATGCTGCCTAATGGAGTAAACTATCAGTTTAACGGAGCTTTGAAAACCGCTGAAGGGGAAATCGACAGAACTACAGGTTCTATCCGGTATAAAGTACTGTTCCCGAATCCGGATCATCTCATCAAGCACGGTACCTCAGGAAAACTGATTATTTCCGAGCACCAGGCTAATGCGATTCTTATTCCGCAAAAATCAACCTTCTCTATTCAGGATAAGACCTATGTTTTTGTTGTGGATAAGCAGAATAAAGTAAAAATGACCAATATTAAGATCGGGGCTACCCTAAGAGATTCCTATCTGATAGAAAGCGGTCTTAAAAAAGGAGATTTGATTATTTATGAAGGGACTCAGTCTTTAAAAGACGGTGATGTTATTAAAATCAAAAAGAGGTATTAACCTTTCATAATCTTAAAATCAATTGAGAATGGTAGAAATGTTTATAAGACGAAAGGTGCTTTCGTTGGTTATCTCTATATTATTTGTGCTCCTGGGAATCATGGCATTACTGAAAATGCCGATCACACAATTCCCTGATATTGTACCGCCGTCCGTTACCGTAACAGCAAAATACACCGGAGCAAATGCGGAAGTATCAGCCAATGCAGTAGCGCTTCCTCTGGAACGGGCCATCAATGGAGTTCCAGGAATGACATATATGTCAACAGTTACCTCGAACGATGGGCTTACCCTGATCCAGGTTTTCTTTGAAGTAGGGACAGATCCCGATGTAGCGGCTGTAAACGTTCAGAACAGGGTGACAACCATTCTTGATGAGCTTCCTGAAGAAGTGATCAGGGCCGGTGTAACCACTGAAAAAGAGGTGAACAGTATGCTGATGTACCTTAACATTACGAGTACAGATCCAAGCCAGGATGAACAGTTCATTTACAACTTTACAGATATTAATGTTCTCCAGGAACTGAAACGTATTGACGGAGTAGGACGTGCTGAGATTATGGGGCAGAAAGAATACTCGATGCGGGTATGGCTGGATCCCCAGAAAATGGCAGCGTACAATATTTCAGCAGATGAAGTGATCAGCTCATTGCAGAAGCAGAATATTTCGGCAGCTCCTGGAAAAGTGGGGGAAACCTCCGGGAAAACGTCTAGCCAGCTTCAGTATGTAATCAAATACAAAGGAAAATTTTTTGAACCTAAGCAGTATGAAGAAGTTCCCATCCGGTCTGACGTAGACGGAACGATTTTAAAGCTTAAAGATATTGCCAAAGTAGAATTCGGGGCCATGAATTACGGAATGGTTTCCAAAACAGACGGAAGACCTTCTGCTTCTATTATGATGAAACAGCGTCCCGGTTCCAATGCTTCTGAAGTGATCGAAAGTGTAAAAACAAAAATGGAAGAACTCAAAGTTTCCTCTTTCCCTCCGGGAATGGAATATAATATGGCTTATGATGTTTCCAGGTTCCTGGATGCTTCCATCAGTGCCGTATTGACGACACTTATTGAAGCCTTTATTTTAGTTGGAATCGTAGTATTTATTTTCCTTCAGGACTGGCGTTCCACATTAATTCCGGTGCTGGCTGTTCCGGTAGCGCTTGTAGGAACCTTTGCTTTCATGAATATGCTGGATTTTTCTGTCAACCTGCTGACTCTATTTGCTTTGGTTCTGGCGATCGGAATTGTGGTGGATAATGCAATTGTCGTCGTGGAAGCGGTTCACGTTAAAATGGAGGAAGGAATGAATGCGATGGATGCCACCATCAGTGCTACAAAAGAAATTGCAGGAGCGGTAGTGGCAATTACCATCGTGATGTCTGCTGTGTTTATTCCTGTAGCGTTTCTGGATGGTCCGGTAGGAGTGTTTTACCGCCAGTTTTCATTAACGCTGGCCATCAGTATTGTTATTTCAGGGGTCAATGCACTGACTCTTACCCCGGCGCTTTGTGCTATTATTTTAAAACCTCATGATCATAACAGGAAGAAAACGATCGTTGACCGGTTTTTCCAGAGTTTTAATACAGGTTTTGACCGGATGACCAATACTTATGTAGGAATTTTATCAAAATTTGCCACAAGAACTACCGTTACTTTTGGTCTGCTATTTTTATTCATAGCACTCACTTTTGTGACCGGTAAGTTTCTTCCCACAGGCTTTATCCCTATGGAAGACCAGGGAATGGTGTACGTAAGTGTTACCACTCCGCAGGGGGCAACCGTAGAAAGAACAGAAAAAGTACTGGATGAGGTGACGGTGATCGCCAAAAAGATAGAAGGAGTGGAAAACGTAACGACACTTGCCGGATACAGTATTGTAACAGAAATAGCGGGTTCGTCTTACGGAATGGCAATGATCAACCTTAAAGACTGGAAAGAAAGAAGTATTTCAGTGAACGATCTGATCGCAGAGCTTTCTGAAAAAACAAAGGGTATTGCAGATGCCCAGATTGAAATTTTTGCACCGCCTACGGTTCCTGGATTCGGAAATACCAGTGGCTTTGAATTGCGTTTGTTAGACAGGACCGGAGGTACGATTGAGAATACAGATAAAATCACCAAAGATTTTGTCAAAAAACTCAATGAAACTCCTGAGCTGCAGAACAGTTTTACCAGTTTTGATGCTACCTTTCCGCAATACATGATCAATGTGGATTATGATATGGCGGCGAAGAAAGGAGTTTCCGTAGACAATGCAATGTCAACTTTGCAGACCATGCTGGGTTCTTATTATGCAACAAATTTCATCCGTTTCAGCCAGATGTATAAAGTAATGGTTCAGGCAAGCCCGGAACACAGAGATACTCCGGAGAGTATTCTGAATTTATACTTGAAGAATGACAAAGGTGAAATGGTGCCCTTTTCAACATTTATCACGATTGAAAAAGTATATGGTCCTGAGGTCCTGACAAGGTATAATATGTATATGTCTGCCATGATCAACGGAGAGCCGGCAGATGGCTATAGCTCGGGAGATGCCATTGCAGCAGTAGAAAGAGTAGCCAAGGAGACCCTTCCGCGGGGATTTGATATTGAATGGTCAGGGATGACCAGGGAGGAAATTCTGTCAGGAAACCAAACCGTTTACATTTTCCTGATCTGTCTGTTGTTCGTATACCTTTTGCTGGCAGCACAATATGAAAGTTTCCTTCTTCCGCTTCCGGTACTATTAAGCCTGCCGACAGGAATTTTCGGGTCTTATATTGCCCTGGTCATGGCTGGTCTGGATAATAATATTTATGCACAGGTAGCGCTGGTCATGCTGATCGGGCTTTTGGCTAAAAATGCAATTCTGATTGTAGAATTTGCCGTTGCCAGAAACAAACAGGGCTTTGATATTATTCCTGCGGCAATCGAAGGGGCAAGGCAGCGTCTGCGGCCGATCCTGATGACTTCCTTTGCGTTTGTGGCCGGGCTGATTCCATTGTGTATTGCCTCCGGAGCAGGAGCCATAGGAAACCGCTCTATCGGTACCGCTGCAGCGGGAGGAATGTTGATCGGAACTATTTTCGGGCTGGTGGTCATTCCCGGGCTGTATATATTCTTTGCAAAACTTGAAAATAAGAAGAAAGATGAAAAGATTAAATCATAGAAATATATTGTACGGGATTACTGCGCTAAGCTTAGTTTCATGTGCTGCTCCAAAAGTGGCAGAATTGAAAAAAGCCCAGACGTTGCCTGATGAAGTCCTGAAAACTGAAAAGAAAACAAATGCAGATGAATTCCAGCAGGTCAATCTGAGAGCTTACTTTACAGATCCGGATCTCCAGGAGCTTTTTAATAAGGTGATACAGGCCAATCCGGATTTCCAGATTGCCCAGCAAAGAGTAGAAATTGCCAACAGTTTTTTACAGCG contains:
- a CDS encoding efflux RND transporter permease subunit; amino-acid sequence: MVEMFIRRKVLSLVISILFVLLGIMALLKMPITQFPDIVPPSVTVTAKYTGANAEVSANAVALPLERAINGVPGMTYMSTVTSNDGLTLIQVFFEVGTDPDVAAVNVQNRVTTILDELPEEVIRAGVTTEKEVNSMLMYLNITSTDPSQDEQFIYNFTDINVLQELKRIDGVGRAEIMGQKEYSMRVWLDPQKMAAYNISADEVISSLQKQNISAAPGKVGETSGKTSSQLQYVIKYKGKFFEPKQYEEVPIRSDVDGTILKLKDIAKVEFGAMNYGMVSKTDGRPSASIMMKQRPGSNASEVIESVKTKMEELKVSSFPPGMEYNMAYDVSRFLDASISAVLTTLIEAFILVGIVVFIFLQDWRSTLIPVLAVPVALVGTFAFMNMLDFSVNLLTLFALVLAIGIVVDNAIVVVEAVHVKMEEGMNAMDATISATKEIAGAVVAITIVMSAVFIPVAFLDGPVGVFYRQFSLTLAISIVISGVNALTLTPALCAIILKPHDHNRKKTIVDRFFQSFNTGFDRMTNTYVGILSKFATRTTVTFGLLFLFIALTFVTGKFLPTGFIPMEDQGMVYVSVTTPQGATVERTEKVLDEVTVIAKKIEGVENVTTLAGYSIVTEIAGSSYGMAMINLKDWKERSISVNDLIAELSEKTKGIADAQIEIFAPPTVPGFGNTSGFELRLLDRTGGTIENTDKITKDFVKKLNETPELQNSFTSFDATFPQYMINVDYDMAAKKGVSVDNAMSTLQTMLGSYYATNFIRFSQMYKVMVQASPEHRDTPESILNLYLKNDKGEMVPFSTFITIEKVYGPEVLTRYNMYMSAMINGEPADGYSSGDAIAAVERVAKETLPRGFDIEWSGMTREEILSGNQTVYIFLICLLFVYLLLAAQYESFLLPLPVLLSLPTGIFGSYIALVMAGLDNNIYAQVALVMLIGLLAKNAILIVEFAVARNKQGFDIIPAAIEGARQRLRPILMTSFAFVAGLIPLCIASGAGAIGNRSIGTAAAGGMLIGTIFGLVVIPGLYIFFAKLENKKKDEKIKS
- a CDS encoding efflux RND transporter periplasmic adaptor subunit, whose translation is MYSKNVIICILAILFAVSCSKDKKKDNQKEKEVPILEIKEKDTLVSNQFVTDIQAKKNVELRSRIGGIIQHIYVNEGQFVHQGQALFKINDAELQMELLKANAALKQTEADVRIAEVELKQIQSLHDKKFVASNELEMVKAKLSSAKARHAFADAEKKAVLQKISFTRITAPFDGVIDVIPHKDGSLVENGTLLTTLSQLSEVYAYFSIPENLYFELLANDKIGSHQKIELMLPNGVNYQFNGALKTAEGEIDRTTGSIRYKVLFPNPDHLIKHGTSGKLIISEHQANAILIPQKSTFSIQDKTYVFVVDKQNKVKMTNIKIGATLRDSYLIESGLKKGDLIIYEGTQSLKDGDVIKIKKRY